The Magnolia sinica isolate HGM2019 chromosome 10, MsV1, whole genome shotgun sequence genome includes a window with the following:
- the LOC131258052 gene encoding putative pentatricopeptide repeat-containing protein At1g68930, giving the protein MSSVSNYYSSLLKFYLESKSQIQAKKLHCLIIKTLKSPETFLFNNLINAYSKFNNLSYAHHVFDQIPQPNLFSWNTLLSAYSKSGRLSEMEKIFKRMPIRDGVSWNSVISGYANDGLYHDSVEAYKLMLEDGVSPNRITFSTVLILSSGQSWIRLCRQVHGQIMKFGFGSYVLVGSLLIDMYSKARVVDDAKRVFDEMDARNLVVYNTMITGLFRCGMVEESKRLFGDMRERDSISWTIMITGFKQNGFDKEAIDVFREMRLEEVPIDQFTFGSVLTACGSLLALEQGKQIHAYIIRTDYKDNIFVGSALVDMYAKCRSIRMAETVFKGMALKNIVSWTAMLVGYGQNGFSEEAVRSFCEMQRNGIEPDDFTLGSVISSCANLASLEEGAQFHCRALVSSLTSFSTVSNAIVTLYGKCGCIEDSHKMFDEMQVKDQVSWTALVSGYSQFGKAKESIDLFEGMLAEGLKPDGVTFIGVISACSRAGLVEKGHQYFNSMVEDHQIIPTDDHYACMIDLLSRAGRIKEAEDFIKQMPCQPDAIGWATLLSSCRVHGNMEIGKWAAESLLELDPHNPASYILLSSIYAAKGRWDDVSRLRRGMRIKGVKKEPGYSWIKYKNKVHIFSADDRSSIYSNQIYAELERLNCKMIEEGYVPDMNSILHDVDESQKIEMLSHHSEKLAIAFGLLFIPERLPIRVVKNLRVCVDCHNATKFISKVVGREILVRDAVRFHLFRNGTCSCGDFW; this is encoded by the coding sequence ATGTCATCTGTTTCAAACTACTACTCTTCCCTCTTGAAATTCTACTTGGAATCCAAAAGCCAAATCCAAGCAAAGAAGCTCCATTGCCTCATAATCAAAACCCTCAAATCCCCAGAGACCTTCCTCTTCAACAACCTCATTAATGCGTACTCTAAATTCAACAATTTAAGCTACGCACACCATGTGTTTGATCAAATTCCCCAGCCAAACCTCTTCTCATGGAACACCCTCCTTTCTGCTTATTCGAAATCTGGACGCCTTTCTGAAATGGAAAAAATCTTCAAACGAATGCCCATTCGCGATGGTGTTTCTTGGAATTCCGTCATTTCGGGCTATGCCAATGATGGGTTGTACCATGATTCAGTAGAAGCATATAAACTGATGTTGGAGGATGGAGTAAGTCCAAATCGGATTACGTTCTCTACAGTGCTGATTTTGTCATCGGGTCAGTCTTGGATTCGATTGTGTAGGCAGGTTCATGGTCAGATAATGAAATTTGGGTTTGGTTCATATGTGCTTGTCGGAAGTCTGTTGATTGATATGTACTCAAAGGCCAGGGTTGTTGATGATGCTAAACGGGTTTTCGATGAAATGGATGCAAGAAATTTGGTTGTGTACAATACCATGATCACGGGATTGTTCAGGTGCGGGATGGTTGAGGAATCAAAGCGTTTGTTTGGTGACATGCGGGAAAGGGATTCAATTTCATGGACAATAATGATTACAGGATTTAAGCAAAATGGGTTTGATAAAGAAGCAATTGATGTCTTTAGAGAGATGAGATTGGAGGAAGTTCCAATCGATCAGTTTACATTTGGAAGCGTATTGACTGCTTGTGGTAGTCTTCTGGCATTGGAACAAGGCAAGCAGATTCATGCTTATATAATCAGGACTGATTATAAGGATAACATCTTTGTGGGTAGTGCTCTTGTTGACATGTATGCCAAGTGCAGAAGCATAAGAATGGCGGAAACAGTTTTTAAGGGCATGGCACTGAAGAACATTGTGTCATGGACAGCTATGCTTGTGGGTTACGGTCAAAACGGATTCAGCGAAGAAGCTGTTAGAAGTTTCTGCGAAATGCAGAGAAATGGGATCGAGCCTGATGATTTTACCCTTGGGAGCGTGATCAGCTCTTGTGCTAATCTGGCAAGCTTGGAAGAAGGTGCTCAATTCCACTGCCGTGCCTTAGTTTCCAGCTTGACTTCATTTAGTACAGTGTCTAATGCGATTGTTACATTGTATGGAAAATGTGGGTGCATTGAAGATTCGCAtaagatgtttgatgaaatgcaggTTAAAGATCAAGTCTCATGGACTGCATTGGTTTCAGGGTACTCTCAGTTTGGAAAAGCCAAGGAGTCGATAGATCTGTTTGAAGGAATGTTGGCTGAAGGGCTGAAACCAGATGGAGTCACGTTCATTGGCGTTATTTCAGCTTGTAGTAGAGCAGGGCTAGTGGAAAAAGGGCATCAATATTTTAATTCTATGGTAGAAGATCATCAAATCATCCCCACAGATGATCACTATGCTTGCATGATTGATCTTCTCAGCCGAGCAGGAAGAATAAAAGAGGCAGAAGATTTTATTAAGCAAATGCCTTGTCAGCCCGATGCTATTGGGTGGGCCACCTTGTTAAGCTCATGTAGAGTACATGGTAACATGGAAATCGGGAAGTGGGCTGCCGAATCACTACTTGAATTGGATCCACACAACCCTGCGAGTTATATCTTGCTTTCGAGTATCTATGCTGCCAAAGGAAGATGGGACGACGTGTCCCGTTTGAGAAGAGGGATGAGAATTAAAGGCGTGAAGAAAGAGCCTGGTTATAGTTGgatcaagtacaagaacaaggtGCATATATTTTCAGCTGATGACAGATCAAGCATTTATTCCAATCAGATATATGCAGAGCTAGAAAGGCTTAATTGTAAGATGATAGAGGAAGGCTATGTGCCTGATATGAATTCCATTCTCCATGATGTAGACGAGTCACAGAAGATAGAGATGCTTAGCCACCACAGCGAGAAGCTTGCAATTGCATTTGGGTTGCTTTTCATACCTGAGAGATTGCCCATTCGAGTAGTAAAGAATCTACGTGTGTGTGTAGATTGTCACAATGCCACCAAGTTCATTTCTAAGGTTGTTGGGCGAGAGATACTTGTAAGAGACGCCGTCCGATTCCATCTATTTAGAAATGGGACATGTTCTTGTGGAGATTTCTGGTGA